The following are from one region of the Rosettibacter firmus genome:
- a CDS encoding sigma-54-dependent transcriptional regulator has translation MNPKVLIIDDDDLVSSSLKKVLTKQNFEVQTCLNANESKNYISNFQPDIILLDIYLTTHNGLELLKVIKKEHPDIPVVMITGYADIKMAVTSIKSGAFDFLLKPIDLDQLLIVLNKAIENLRLKTEVDRLHTLLIQDELTPDFFGRSAKIQKLVHSVEKLAKSPDTTILLEGESGTGKEVFAKYIHQKSPRNNAPFITINCATIPKELAESELFGHEKGAFTGASQKTKLGKFELANNGTLLLDEIGELSLDMQVKLLRVLQERKFYRLGGEKEISVNVRVLAATNRNLEEEVNKGNFREDLFYRLNVVKINIPPLRERKEDIPYIAYSFLKEFNQKFNKEITGIDSSALELLKSYHWKGNIRELRNVMERVVLLCEDNVLSEHHFSFLSDSKSGNISNEDQFILQIPSKGIKMDYVVKELIQKTLNITNGNQVKAAKILGLSRSKLRYRMEQLGIQVTKQINQK, from the coding sequence ATGAATCCAAAAGTATTAATTATTGATGATGACGATTTAGTCTCTTCTTCTTTAAAGAAAGTATTGACAAAGCAAAATTTTGAAGTACAAACCTGTCTCAATGCAAACGAATCAAAAAATTACATTTCAAATTTTCAACCAGATATAATTCTGCTCGATATATATCTTACAACACACAATGGATTGGAACTATTAAAAGTAATTAAAAAAGAACATCCAGATATTCCTGTTGTTATGATTACAGGTTATGCTGATATAAAGATGGCAGTTACTTCAATAAAATCTGGAGCTTTTGATTTTCTATTGAAACCAATAGATCTTGATCAGTTATTGATTGTATTGAACAAAGCTATAGAAAATTTAAGATTAAAAACTGAAGTCGATAGACTTCATACATTATTAATACAGGATGAATTAACACCAGACTTTTTTGGAAGAAGTGCAAAAATTCAAAAGCTTGTTCATTCAGTAGAAAAATTAGCTAAAAGTCCAGATACTACTATTTTACTTGAAGGAGAAAGTGGAACTGGTAAAGAAGTATTTGCAAAATATATTCATCAGAAAAGTCCACGTAATAATGCACCGTTTATAACGATCAATTGTGCCACTATACCAAAGGAATTAGCAGAGAGTGAATTATTTGGTCACGAAAAAGGAGCATTTACAGGAGCTTCTCAAAAAACTAAACTCGGTAAGTTTGAATTAGCTAATAATGGCACTTTATTACTCGATGAGATTGGCGAATTAAGTCTTGATATGCAGGTAAAATTACTTCGAGTTTTGCAGGAACGTAAATTTTATAGACTTGGTGGTGAAAAAGAGATTAGTGTTAATGTAAGAGTACTTGCAGCTACCAATAGAAATCTTGAAGAAGAAGTTAATAAAGGTAATTTTAGAGAAGATTTATTTTATAGACTTAATGTTGTTAAGATTAATATTCCACCACTTCGTGAAAGAAAAGAAGATATTCCATATATAGCTTATTCATTCTTAAAAGAATTTAATCAAAAATTTAATAAAGAAATTACAGGTATCGACTCCAGTGCATTAGAATTATTAAAATCTTATCACTGGAAAGGGAATATTAGAGAATTAAGAAATGTTATGGAAAGAGTTGTTTTACTATGTGAAGACAATGTATTGAGTGAACATCATTTTAGTTTTTTAAGTGATAGTAAGAGTGGAAATATCAGTAATGAAGATCAATTTATATTACAGATACCTTCTAAAGGTATAAAAATGGATTATGTTGTAAAAGAATTAATTCAAAAGACATTAAATATTACAAATGGTAATCAGGTAAAAGCTGCTAAAATATTAGGATTATCTCGTTCAAAACTTCGTTATAGAATGGAACAACTTGGTATTCAGGTAACAAAACAAATTAATCAGAAATAA
- a CDS encoding PAS domain S-box protein, with product MERGQTVKAKKYEINLPFDENIDFYRIIFENSNEAFAVLKDDKFIIFNKAFKKLFNLDEGHSFYNKSIFDLLNSSNQNNFNEILSSLKNNHITEINNLKCKRNDGYELELKLNLLPIQIDTIKYLIISFHNLTEKKKLLEQVNKLSRIVNQSSSIIIITDLEGKIEYTNPKFTEVTGYFFEEVHNRKLDSLIFGLITDEECNNLWKQLLSGKDWRGELKNRKKNGEYYWESATISPIKNDEGIITHFLAIKEDITEKKEMEFELKRALDSSEEANRLKSTLLSNMSHELRTPLTGIIGFASLLRDELTNIEHIDIVDKILKSGKRLLITLNSILNLSEIESGTFPINITEFSIPSYTKYFLTNYDKTAAEKSLSFSIEVLDEDICAVGDENLYKQILLHIVDNAIKFTQKGSVKVVVTSSYDSSNQLKAIVKIIDTGIGIAKQDQSKIFREFRQLSEGIRRNFEGSGLGLAVAKKMAKLMNGDITVESELGKGSTFSIILPGIKSTSENKNRKSSKIKIPTQNKTREIKGNNKLYVLSIEDNLLNAELVSLFLKDICEVDSAFNYEQAIEKIKNKKYEAILVDINLGNGPSGIDFAKEIKKYNEYKNTPLIAITGYALLRDEKKLLNEGFDYYLAKPYDKEDLIDIILSIISKK from the coding sequence ATGGAACGTGGACAAACAGTAAAAGCAAAAAAATACGAAATTAATTTACCTTTCGATGAAAATATTGATTTTTATCGAATCATTTTTGAAAATTCTAACGAAGCTTTTGCTGTTTTGAAAGATGATAAGTTTATTATTTTTAACAAAGCATTTAAGAAATTATTCAACCTGGATGAAGGTCATTCGTTCTACAATAAAAGTATTTTTGATTTATTAAACAGTTCAAATCAGAATAATTTTAATGAAATACTTTCATCATTAAAAAATAATCATATTACAGAAATTAATAATCTTAAATGCAAAAGAAATGATGGTTATGAACTCGAGCTAAAATTAAATCTACTCCCCATTCAGATTGACACAATAAAATATCTCATAATATCATTTCATAATCTTACAGAGAAAAAGAAATTACTTGAACAGGTTAATAAATTATCAAGAATTGTAAACCAGAGTTCTTCAATAATTATAATTACAGATTTAGAAGGTAAAATTGAATACACAAATCCAAAGTTTACTGAAGTTACTGGATATTTCTTTGAAGAAGTTCATAATAGAAAACTTGATTCTTTAATCTTTGGCTTAATTACAGATGAAGAATGCAATAATTTATGGAAACAACTTTTATCTGGTAAAGATTGGCGTGGCGAATTAAAGAATAGAAAAAAGAATGGTGAATATTACTGGGAATCTGCAACAATCTCTCCAATCAAAAACGATGAAGGTATAATAACACATTTTCTTGCAATAAAAGAAGATATTACAGAAAAGAAAGAGATGGAGTTTGAATTAAAGAGAGCACTCGATAGTTCAGAAGAAGCTAATCGATTAAAATCAACACTTCTTTCTAATATGAGTCACGAACTTCGAACACCACTTACAGGTATTATCGGTTTTGCAAGTTTATTGAGAGATGAGTTAACAAATATCGAGCATATTGATATAGTAGATAAAATTCTAAAATCTGGAAAGAGATTATTAATTACACTAAATTCCATTTTAAACCTTTCCGAAATCGAATCCGGTACTTTTCCAATTAATATTACCGAATTCAGCATACCTTCTTATACAAAATATTTCCTTACAAATTATGATAAAACAGCTGCAGAAAAGTCACTTTCCTTCAGTATCGAAGTTTTAGACGAAGATATATGTGCTGTAGGCGACGAAAATCTTTACAAACAAATTCTTTTACATATTGTGGATAATGCAATTAAATTTACACAGAAAGGCAGTGTAAAAGTTGTTGTTACTTCTTCATACGATTCATCAAATCAACTAAAAGCTATTGTTAAAATTATTGATACTGGAATTGGTATAGCCAAACAAGATCAATCAAAAATATTCAGAGAGTTCAGACAACTCAGTGAAGGCATTCGCAGAAACTTTGAAGGGAGTGGATTAGGATTGGCTGTTGCAAAAAAAATGGCTAAGCTAATGAACGGAGACATAACAGTTGAAAGCGAATTGGGAAAAGGCTCTACATTCAGTATAATTTTGCCAGGAATTAAATCTACTTCTGAGAACAAAAACAGAAAATCTTCTAAAATTAAAATTCCAACACAAAACAAAACCAGAGAAATTAAGGGAAATAATAAACTATATGTATTGAGTATTGAAGATAATTTATTAAACGCAGAATTGGTATCCCTTTTCTTAAAAGATATATGTGAAGTGGATAGTGCATTTAACTATGAGCAGGCAATTGAGAAAATCAAGAATAAAAAATATGAAGCCATTCTTGTTGATATTAACTTAGGAAATGGACCAAGCGGTATTGATTTTGCTAAAGAGATAAAAAAATATAACGAGTACAAAAATACTCCTCTTATCGCTATTACTGGTTATGCACTTCTAAGAGACGAAAAAAAATTACTTAACGAAGGCTTTGATTATTATCTCGCTAAACCTTACGACAAAGAAGATCTTATTGATATAATACTTTCAATAATATCTAAAAAGTAA
- a CDS encoding sensor histidine kinase produces MQNNITHNQHFYSGSNNPNIKGLHLLYLLLNSFDIGFIVSNKSDIIYSNSSLLKILGFNYEDISTKNINEFWDLVQKNCLNELSNIDIIKSLIKDDERNLSLILNCKGNHFIKFSSYSLKSFNLPYRIWVFSDYSDKISGGLTIKFDTPFEPKETDFEELFKTLQEKNLQLEKQIEELTKDKTSKEKFISIIAHDLKSPFQGLLGIFDIITETFDELTTEELKKYLGYAKSSVKNLYQLIDELLQWSRFITGQVKHNPSNCNLYNEMINVININKNLIENKKLTIINYLKENLVAYADETMVSSIFRILISNAIKYSKRGGTIVIDSQSSEGYIQVSIADQGIGMDKETQEKLFKIGEQKIMPGTDNEMGSGLGLILCKTMVEMNGGKIWFESELDKGSTFYITLPKAK; encoded by the coding sequence ATGCAGAATAACATAACACACAATCAACATTTTTACTCTGGAAGCAACAATCCTAATATTAAAGGTCTTCACCTATTATACTTATTATTAAATTCATTTGATATTGGTTTTATTGTTAGCAATAAGTCAGATATTATTTATTCAAATAGTTCTTTACTTAAAATTCTGGGATTTAATTACGAAGATATTTCTACAAAAAACATAAATGAATTCTGGGATCTTGTTCAAAAGAACTGTTTGAACGAATTAAGTAATATTGATATCATTAAAAGTCTCATTAAAGATGATGAGCGTAATCTAAGTTTAATTCTAAATTGTAAAGGAAATCATTTTATAAAATTTTCTTCCTATTCTTTGAAATCATTTAATCTACCTTATAGAATCTGGGTATTTTCAGATTACTCAGATAAAATATCTGGCGGTCTTACAATTAAATTTGACACACCATTTGAACCAAAAGAAACTGATTTTGAAGAATTATTTAAGACTCTACAGGAAAAGAATTTACAACTCGAAAAACAAATCGAAGAATTAACTAAAGACAAAACCTCAAAAGAGAAATTTATTTCTATAATTGCTCACGACTTAAAAAGTCCATTCCAGGGATTACTTGGCATTTTTGATATCATAACAGAAACATTTGATGAGTTAACTACTGAAGAACTAAAAAAATATCTGGGTTACGCAAAATCTTCTGTAAAAAATCTTTATCAATTGATTGATGAATTATTGCAATGGTCAAGATTTATTACTGGACAGGTTAAACATAATCCATCCAATTGCAATCTATATAATGAAATGATAAATGTTATCAATATCAATAAAAATCTAATTGAAAATAAAAAATTGACCATAATAAACTATCTCAAAGAAAATTTAGTAGCATATGCAGACGAAACAATGGTCAGTTCTATTTTCAGGATTTTGATTTCAAATGCAATAAAATATTCAAAGCGTGGTGGAACAATTGTAATAGATTCTCAAAGCTCAGAAGGTTATATTCAAGTTTCTATTGCAGATCAGGGTATTGGTATGGATAAAGAAACACAAGAAAAATTATTCAAGATTGGCGAACAAAAAATTATGCCAGGTACAGATAACGAGATGGGAAGTGGATTAGGACTTATTTTATGTAAGACAATGGTAGAAATGAATGGTGGAAAAATCTGGTTCGAAAGCGAGCTCGATAAAGGCTCTACTTTTTATATCACTTTACCTAAAGCAAAATAG
- a CDS encoding SDR family oxidoreductase, whose protein sequence is MKKLKVVITGGAGFIGSHIVEYWVNNGAEVCVIDNLRSGFLSNIEKFPDVKFYNGSVTDKELVLDVLKNTDYVHHLAALVSVPESIEKPYECIEINIIGLINVLEAAKFHKVKKVVFSSSAAVYGDNKELPKTIKTIPDPKSPYGITKLDGEYYLKMYNDEYGLGTVSLRYFNVFGPRQNPKSQYAAAIPIFINKALKNEPIIIYGDGTQTRDFIYVKDVVLANVLAATSNINGVFNVALGKSISINEIAKEIIKLTNSQSKIIYEKERKGDIKYSQASIKETVEQLNFIPQYTLQQGLEETIKYFKDNSIK, encoded by the coding sequence ATGAAAAAATTAAAAGTGGTAATAACAGGTGGAGCTGGTTTTATTGGCAGTCATATTGTAGAATACTGGGTGAATAATGGTGCAGAAGTTTGTGTGATTGATAATCTTCGTTCAGGTTTTTTATCGAATATAGAAAAATTTCCAGATGTAAAATTTTATAATGGAAGTGTTACAGATAAAGAACTTGTTTTAGATGTTTTAAAAAATACGGATTATGTTCATCACCTTGCAGCATTGGTTTCTGTACCAGAATCAATCGAAAAACCTTATGAATGTATTGAAATAAATATTATTGGTTTAATAAATGTTCTTGAAGCTGCTAAATTTCATAAAGTTAAAAAAGTTGTTTTTAGTAGCTCTGCAGCTGTATATGGCGATAATAAAGAATTGCCTAAAACAATAAAGACAATTCCCGATCCTAAATCACCTTATGGTATAACAAAACTTGATGGTGAATATTATTTGAAAATGTATAATGATGAATACGGATTGGGAACTGTATCGTTAAGATATTTCAATGTATTTGGTCCACGTCAGAATCCTAAAAGTCAATATGCAGCTGCAATCCCTATTTTCATAAATAAAGCATTAAAAAATGAACCAATAATAATTTATGGAGATGGAACTCAAACGAGAGATTTTATTTATGTGAAAGATGTGGTGCTGGCTAATGTTTTAGCAGCAACATCAAATATAAATGGAGTTTTTAATGTAGCTCTTGGTAAATCAATTTCAATTAATGAGATTGCAAAAGAGATAATTAAACTAACTAATAGTCAAAGTAAGATTATTTATGAAAAAGAACGGAAAGGTGATATTAAATATAGTCAGGCTTCTATAAAAGAGACTGTGGAACAATTAAATTTTATTCCACAATACACATTACAACAGGGACTTGAAGAAACAATAAAATATTTTAAAGATAATTCCATTAAATAA
- a CDS encoding porin yields MNKLFLHFVLFIIIIQIKTFSQSENYNFETYVHGYGELHYNYEKVGNKPLKSLLDFHRFVTFIGYTWNDKWSFHSELELEHNYVEEGQGELELEQAYVNFHFKDWLGFQAGVVLPSVGLINEIHEPPLFFGVERPDYNTRIIPTTWAGNGIAFYGRINSFDYKVTIMEGLNSEKFSESNAIRDARRKGFKADARNLLYNFRIDYLGVSSLKIGGSFTYNKANGDTSSNKIYIYEFHGRYQTNRVDAIFEYGTIDYEKYNLQKSQGFYFDFGYNISADLDWETKIIPFIRYSDYNTAAKTLAGGDSEKKNHFKYWMIGLSVKPVDNVVLKIDYGIRTRELGNEKTKLFNLGIGYMF; encoded by the coding sequence ATGAATAAGTTATTTTTACATTTTGTCCTTTTTATAATTATAATTCAAATTAAAACTTTTTCTCAGAGTGAAAACTATAACTTTGAAACTTATGTTCATGGTTATGGGGAATTGCATTATAATTATGAAAAAGTTGGAAATAAACCATTAAAGAGTTTACTTGATTTCCATCGATTTGTAACATTTATTGGTTATACCTGGAATGATAAATGGTCTTTCCACTCAGAACTGGAATTAGAACATAATTACGTAGAAGAAGGTCAGGGGGAACTGGAATTAGAACAGGCTTATGTAAATTTTCATTTTAAAGATTGGTTGGGATTTCAGGCTGGAGTTGTGTTACCTTCAGTCGGATTAATTAATGAAATCCACGAACCACCACTTTTCTTTGGTGTCGAAAGACCAGACTATAATACAAGAATAATCCCTACTACATGGGCTGGTAATGGAATAGCTTTTTATGGCAGAATAAATTCTTTTGATTATAAAGTAACTATAATGGAAGGCTTAAATAGCGAAAAATTCAGTGAATCAAATGCAATCAGAGATGCAAGAAGAAAAGGATTTAAAGCTGATGCCAGAAATCTCCTTTATAATTTTCGAATTGATTATTTAGGAGTATCAAGCTTAAAGATAGGTGGTTCATTCACTTATAACAAAGCAAATGGTGATACTTCATCAAATAAAATCTATATTTATGAATTTCACGGAAGATATCAAACAAATCGAGTAGATGCTATATTTGAATATGGCACAATTGACTATGAGAAATATAATCTTCAAAAGTCACAAGGTTTTTATTTTGACTTTGGATATAATATCTCCGCAGATCTTGACTGGGAAACTAAAATAATCCCATTTATTAGATATTCAGATTATAATACTGCTGCCAAAACTTTAGCGGGTGGAGATTCTGAAAAGAAAAATCATTTTAAATACTGGATGATTGGGTTATCAGTTAAACCAGTTGATAATGTTGTTTTAAAAATTGATTATGGAATTCGTACAAGAGAACTGGGTAATGAAAAAACTAAACTATTTAATCTTGGTATAGGTTATATGTTTTAA
- a CDS encoding FMN-binding protein gives MRIIFILLILLLNPDIKEDAENSIRSFFNKEIKLEFYKYDLPDSLKTRIERECRQRFLSNYIYVWKIFYNNKRIATAMMDNVLGKSLPITFIVIFDLDGKILDTEIIKYRESYGGAVQEKHWLNQFKGKDESSQFKVGKDVSSISGATISANSVTTGIKKLSILYSIIKNNI, from the coding sequence ATGCGAATCATTTTCATTTTATTAATTTTATTATTGAATCCCGATATTAAAGAAGATGCAGAAAATTCAATCCGTAGTTTTTTTAATAAAGAGATTAAACTGGAATTTTATAAATATGATTTGCCAGATTCTTTGAAAACCAGAATAGAAAGAGAATGCAGACAAAGATTTTTGTCAAACTATATTTACGTCTGGAAGATATTTTACAATAATAAAAGAATAGCAACAGCAATGATGGACAATGTTCTGGGAAAATCTTTGCCAATTACATTCATTGTTATTTTTGATTTAGATGGGAAAATATTAGATACAGAAATTATTAAATACAGAGAATCTTATGGCGGTGCTGTTCAGGAAAAACACTGGTTAAATCAATTTAAAGGTAAAGACGAGAGCTCACAATTTAAAGTTGGAAAAGATGTTAGTTCAATAAGTGGAGCGACAATTTCTGCTAATTCTGTGACAACAGGTATTAAAAAACTTTCTATACTTTATTCAATAATTAAAAATAATATATGA
- a CDS encoding twin-arginine translocase TatA/TatE family subunit — translation MGNLGATEIILILLVLVLLFGAKKIPELMRGLGQGIRSFKKALNEDDNSKKDQS, via the coding sequence ATGGGTAACTTAGGGGCTACAGAAATAATATTAATATTATTAGTGCTGGTTTTACTTTTTGGAGCAAAAAAAATTCCAGAATTGATGAGAGGTCTTGGACAGGGAATCAGGTCTTTCAAGAAAGCACTTAATGAAGATGATAATTCTAAAAAAGACCAGTCTTAA
- a CDS encoding two-component system sensor histidine kinase NtrB — protein MEDFVQNNKLTILGKLTAGLLHEIRNPLSVIKLNLDYMKMFENELSDEINESISSSIKAFERINFIISDVLDFTRKSSENLKPVSVNEVTHRTIEIINITASKKRINIIKELDESISPILASENKLLQVFINLVNNAIEASNENSNIIIKTKNLNLDNRKKVLWEVQDFGCGIKPEDKEKILNGFFTNKTQGTGIGLTVCKRLLDEINAEFNFESEYGKGSRFYVIFNPMTEIK, from the coding sequence TTGGAAGATTTTGTTCAGAATAATAAGCTTACAATTTTGGGCAAGTTAACGGCTGGATTATTGCATGAAATAAGAAATCCTTTGTCTGTAATCAAGTTAAATCTTGATTACATGAAGATGTTTGAAAATGAACTTTCCGATGAAATAAACGAATCAATTTCTTCATCTATTAAAGCGTTCGAAAGAATTAATTTTATAATAAGCGATGTATTGGATTTCACACGAAAATCGAGTGAAAATTTAAAACCTGTTTCTGTAAATGAAGTTACTCATAGAACAATAGAAATTATAAATATAACAGCATCCAAAAAAAGAATAAACATAATTAAAGAACTTGATGAATCGATATCTCCAATTTTAGCAAGCGAAAATAAATTGCTTCAGGTATTTATTAATCTGGTAAACAATGCAATTGAAGCTTCAAATGAAAATAGTAATATTATAATAAAAACAAAGAACCTTAATTTAGATAATAGAAAAAAAGTTCTATGGGAAGTTCAGGATTTTGGTTGTGGTATAAAACCAGAAGATAAAGAAAAAATATTAAATGGATTTTTTACAAATAAAACACAGGGCACAGGAATTGGACTTACAGTATGTAAAAGATTGCTTGATGAAATAAATGCAGAATTCAATTTTGAATCTGAATACGGCAAAGGCTCAAGATTTTATGTAATATTTAATCCTATGACAGAAATTAAGTAG
- the htpG gene encoding molecular chaperone HtpG yields MSENITATKYEFKAEVKKLLDILVHSLYTSREIFLRELISNASDALDKLRFELNRGTEVIDRELPLEIKILNDEKKKLLIVSDTGIGMNRDEVVTNIGTIAKSGTEEFLKLLSEAQSEVNNLIGKFGIGFYSVFMVAKEVIIKTRSYRPEDKAVQWRSDGMGEYEISELDEKIPRGTRIEIYLKDDANEFAEKWRIESIIKKHSNFISYPIFIDKERINTVSAIWREPKSSIKKEQYDEFYKFLTYDSEEPADVIHKSIDAPIQFNALLFIPKKSNEFFWLDRENYGLDLYVRRVLIQHKNKDLLPEYLSFVKGVVDSEDLPLNISRETLQENIIFTKIASSVTTTVLSYLQEKAKNDKDGYNNFWKEHGKIFKLGYTDFANRDKYIELLRFNSSKCKDENELISLEDYVNRKLENQKEIYYATGVNRDAIESSPHMEIFKKKSIEVLYLYDTVDEIILTSLRKYKDYEFKSVETIDPKKLEEFKTVSEEKIEKEELSKEDRMHFSSLLSKMKKILGDKVVDVVESNRLVDSAACLVSKDSEMTSAMQKILRMTNKNVAPQKKILEVNPNNTLIKNLIKVFKNNSDDDFIVTATQQLFDLAVLGESELDDIHSFIKRTNKILEDASNLYVNAKKL; encoded by the coding sequence ATGAGTGAAAATATTACCGCAACAAAATATGAATTCAAAGCAGAGGTTAAGAAACTATTAGATATTCTGGTTCACTCACTTTATACCAGCAGAGAAATATTTTTAAGAGAACTTATATCAAATGCATCCGATGCTCTCGATAAACTTCGTTTTGAATTAAATCGTGGAACAGAAGTAATTGATAGAGAACTTCCCCTTGAAATAAAAATTCTAAATGATGAAAAGAAAAAACTTCTAATTGTTTCTGATACTGGTATTGGAATGAACAGGGATGAAGTAGTTACTAACATTGGTACAATTGCAAAATCTGGTACAGAAGAATTTTTAAAATTGCTATCAGAAGCTCAATCTGAAGTAAATAATCTTATTGGAAAATTTGGAATTGGTTTCTATTCTGTTTTTATGGTTGCAAAAGAAGTAATTATTAAAACAAGATCATATCGACCAGAAGATAAAGCAGTTCAATGGCGTTCGGATGGAATGGGTGAATATGAAATCTCTGAACTGGATGAGAAAATTCCAAGAGGAACAAGAATTGAAATTTATTTAAAAGATGATGCTAACGAATTTGCAGAAAAATGGCGTATTGAATCTATAATTAAAAAACATTCTAATTTTATTTCCTATCCAATTTTTATTGATAAAGAAAGAATTAATACTGTAAGTGCAATCTGGCGTGAACCTAAAAGTTCAATTAAAAAAGAACAATACGACGAGTTCTATAAGTTTTTAACTTACGATTCAGAAGAGCCAGCCGATGTTATTCACAAATCAATTGATGCTCCTATTCAATTCAATGCATTATTATTTATTCCTAAAAAAAGTAATGAATTTTTCTGGCTCGATAGAGAAAATTATGGACTGGATTTATATGTAAGAAGAGTTTTAATTCAACATAAGAACAAAGATTTATTACCAGAATATTTGAGTTTTGTAAAAGGAGTTGTAGATTCAGAAGATTTGCCACTTAATATTTCGAGAGAAACTCTTCAAGAAAATATTATCTTTACTAAAATTGCTTCGAGTGTGACTACAACAGTTTTATCGTATTTACAGGAAAAAGCAAAAAATGATAAAGATGGTTACAATAATTTCTGGAAAGAACACGGGAAAATTTTCAAATTAGGTTATACAGATTTTGCTAATCGTGATAAATATATTGAACTTTTACGCTTTAATTCATCTAAATGTAAAGATGAAAATGAATTAATATCACTTGAAGATTATGTTAATCGAAAATTAGAGAATCAAAAAGAAATTTATTATGCAACAGGTGTAAATAGAGATGCAATAGAATCTTCGCCACATATGGAGATTTTCAAGAAAAAATCAATTGAAGTTTTATATCTATACGATACAGTTGACGAAATTATTCTTACTTCTTTAAGAAAATACAAAGATTATGAGTTTAAATCTGTTGAAACAATAGATCCCAAAAAGCTTGAAGAATTTAAAACTGTTTCTGAAGAGAAGATTGAAAAAGAAGAATTGAGTAAAGAAGATAGAATGCATTTCAGTAGTTTACTATCAAAGATGAAAAAGATACTTGGTGATAAAGTTGTTGATGTTGTTGAATCAAATAGATTGGTTGATAGTGCAGCATGTCTGGTTTCGAAGGATAGTGAAATGACAAGTGCAATGCAAAAGATATTAAGAATGACAAATAAAAATGTTGCACCACAGAAAAAGATTCTGGAAGTAAATCCAAATAACACTTTAATTAAAAATCTTATTAAAGTATTTAAGAATAATTCTGATGATGATTTTATTGTTACTGCAACACAACAATTATTTGATTTAGCAGTACTTGGCGAAAGTGAATTAGATGATATTCATTCATTTATAAAAAGAACAAATAAAATATTGGAAGATGCAAGTAATTTATATGTAAATGCTAAAAAGTTATAA